A genomic segment from Candidatus Korarchaeum cryptofilum OPF8 encodes:
- a CDS encoding helicase HerA domain-containing protein: protein MGSDSLGKVAPGTTPLSVQMVAYEGVIPRVGEYVILEDGDVRVLGMITDVIMGASELEREDLLQANYYDKILKLIERPSNWIKASIKMIGVLDGSNISGTPKIPVSPAADVKRAPTNILTEIFKPNDGDGIRIGSLMTRDDVDVYLDPDEILSRHLAILAVTGAGKSNTVAVILEEILRLGGVALLFDVHSEYSNMSLDCDGCYVETIQPEIDPLTLSIDEVAKLIGISYESAAKMYIFLKRAHKNAKNLLMREELGDYIRRAGIDGDPQDLLAGIHAIVKLSADEEGGSDDENLLRYEYRDRESILSLLARLEHVRERYSRVLVSRAGEIVDHLNYGKLVVVDLGQLDTELTDIVVGKTLLTLLDRAKKRRMGSDVWMPIPVLSVIEEAHILVPSMMDTYTNYAASKIAREGRKFGIGLCLVSQRPKGINTDILSQMVNKIILRVIEPEDQAYIRRATEFLSEDMVKYLPSLDIGEAVVVGPMLKIPALIKVRLSKAKRRGESLKARELWKRGIERKDFRDDYYSAIGD, encoded by the coding sequence TTGGGGAGTGACTCCTTGGGCAAAGTCGCCCCGGGCACCACGCCCCTCTCGGTGCAGATGGTGGCTTATGAAGGCGTGATCCCGAGGGTCGGTGAGTACGTCATACTGGAGGATGGGGACGTCAGGGTACTCGGTATGATAACTGACGTCATCATGGGAGCCTCCGAGCTCGAGAGGGAGGATCTCCTTCAGGCGAATTATTACGATAAGATCCTTAAGTTGATTGAGAGGCCTTCCAATTGGATAAAAGCCTCTATAAAGATGATAGGGGTTCTAGATGGGAGCAACATCTCCGGGACGCCCAAGATACCTGTATCGCCTGCAGCGGATGTCAAAAGAGCCCCAACTAATATTTTGACCGAGATCTTCAAACCGAACGATGGTGACGGGATAAGGATAGGGAGTTTGATGACTAGGGATGACGTCGATGTTTACCTAGATCCCGATGAGATACTCTCAAGGCATCTGGCTATTCTAGCGGTCACGGGCGCTGGGAAATCAAACACAGTCGCTGTGATACTTGAGGAGATCCTGAGGCTCGGGGGTGTGGCTCTACTTTTCGATGTGCACTCTGAATATTCTAACATGTCCCTGGATTGTGATGGGTGCTATGTCGAGACGATACAGCCCGAGATAGATCCATTAACACTTAGCATCGATGAGGTGGCTAAATTAATAGGTATATCCTACGAATCTGCCGCTAAAATGTACATATTCCTTAAGAGAGCTCATAAGAATGCGAAAAATCTCTTGATGAGGGAGGAGTTAGGGGATTACATCAGGAGGGCAGGAATAGATGGCGATCCTCAGGATCTACTCGCTGGTATACATGCTATAGTTAAGCTCTCCGCGGATGAGGAAGGTGGCTCTGATGATGAGAACCTACTGAGGTACGAGTATAGGGATAGGGAGAGCATATTGAGCCTCTTAGCTAGGCTGGAGCATGTGAGGGAGAGGTATTCCAGGGTTTTAGTCTCACGGGCCGGTGAGATAGTCGATCACTTGAACTATGGAAAGCTTGTCGTAGTCGATTTGGGTCAATTAGACACGGAGTTAACGGATATAGTCGTCGGTAAGACCCTCCTAACTCTACTAGATAGGGCTAAAAAGAGGAGAATGGGGTCAGATGTTTGGATGCCTATTCCCGTGCTCTCAGTGATAGAAGAAGCGCATATACTGGTGCCCTCCATGATGGACACTTACACGAATTATGCCGCCTCGAAAATAGCTAGAGAAGGTAGGAAATTCGGGATTGGTCTCTGCTTAGTCAGTCAGAGGCCTAAGGGCATAAACACGGACATACTCTCGCAGATGGTCAATAAGATAATATTGAGGGTGATAGAACCTGAGGACCAGGCATACATAAGGAGGGCTACGGAATTCCTCAGCGAGGATATGGTGAAGTACCTCCCGTCCTTGGATATAGGGGAAGCGGTAGTCGTCGGTCCTATGCTCAAGATACCAGCTCTCATAAAGGTCAGATTATCCAAAGCCAAGAGGAGGGGGGAGAGCCTGAAAGCGAGGGAGCTATGGAAGAGGGGAATTGAGAGGAAGGACTTCAGGGACGATTATTACTCAGCCATAGGTGATTGA
- a CDS encoding DNA double-strand break repair nuclease NurA has translation MPLEDELPFESPEEAFIRMSRSILSSLNIEKSKYKLEWEEIPEGSHENIAAVDGGSGILFLNQGQVMFLTSSSLFQRDEGIRRSRKYHMGVLDAFAHNERVSICRKTMEVKMAIRTVESLNPDLLLLDGSLKAFVDGDIWATPFGSRYPASDVRKFLDKLLMGIEGMGLDLASGFVPLTHSQEYSREIDAMIGEVLEGSGGTLRKDELLRARAYLERYEFLYSMNKLLSMSKNVVAISKRSGSNAYFGSEIPDIEIVRRCYEMRPGFLKPISMNLDFQYHGIDSSYPIKLTYARLERGANVLRIEVLGDREDIGEILGSLARDSIKGYPYHLRIAHEMAKVGRKLIQFLTKNLHLDLVSGREVLGE, from the coding sequence ATGCCATTGGAAGATGAGCTCCCCTTCGAGTCCCCTGAAGAAGCGTTCATCAGGATGAGTAGAAGTATCCTGAGCTCCCTCAACATCGAGAAGAGCAAGTACAAGTTGGAGTGGGAGGAGATCCCTGAGGGATCTCATGAGAATATAGCTGCTGTGGACGGGGGGAGCGGCATACTCTTCTTGAACCAGGGTCAGGTGATGTTCTTAACTTCCTCCTCCCTCTTCCAGAGGGATGAGGGGATTAGGAGATCTAGGAAATACCATATGGGCGTTCTAGATGCTTTCGCGCATAATGAGAGGGTTTCAATATGCAGGAAGACGATGGAGGTAAAAATGGCCATTAGAACGGTCGAATCGCTTAACCCAGATCTCCTGCTGCTTGATGGATCGCTTAAAGCATTTGTAGATGGGGATATATGGGCCACACCATTCGGCTCGAGGTATCCGGCTAGCGACGTGAGGAAGTTCCTGGATAAACTGCTTATGGGAATAGAGGGTATGGGGCTCGATCTCGCGAGTGGGTTCGTCCCCCTGACCCATAGTCAGGAGTACTCGAGGGAGATAGACGCTATGATAGGGGAAGTCCTGGAGGGGAGCGGGGGGACCCTGAGGAAAGATGAGCTCCTGAGGGCCAGAGCTTATTTGGAGAGATATGAATTCCTTTACTCGATGAATAAGCTCCTTAGTATGTCTAAGAACGTTGTAGCGATATCTAAGAGATCGGGGAGTAATGCTTATTTCGGATCGGAGATCCCCGATATTGAGATAGTTAGGAGGTGCTATGAAATGAGGCCAGGGTTCCTCAAACCTATTTCTATGAATTTGGACTTCCAGTATCACGGTATAGATAGCTCATATCCAATTAAGCTAACTTATGCGAGGCTGGAGAGAGGAGCTAACGTCCTGAGGATAGAGGTTCTGGGGGATCGTGAGGATATTGGGGAGATATTGGGATCCCTCGCCAGAGATTCAATAAAAGGGTACCCGTATCACCTGAGGATAGCTCATGAAATGGCGAAGGTCGGGAGGAAGCTGATCCAGTTCTTGACGAAGAACTTACACTTGGATCTCGTTAGCGGGAGGGAGGTACTTGGGGAGTGA